One window from the genome of Halictus rubicundus isolate RS-2024b chromosome 7, iyHalRubi1_principal, whole genome shotgun sequence encodes:
- the LOC143355645 gene encoding RNA-binding protein 28 isoform X1 — protein MRNTNYKNKGDKKKLSWIYRKKIKAQKYQRAAQNSNNNANDNENDNKKPRIIIRNLSFKATPEDIKRLYEPFGQIEDINFPKRADGSPVGCCFVQFKQLGDASKAIFNTNKKEFLGRVINSSWAISKSRYCEKLKKETENADAADKDEEDKEDEEDEGDEEDNGDVQEEKQKKRELSPMREPMQIKTEKEEPVKKEHRKLLKEKNKKKRARVVIRNLSFEATEEDLRQHFSQYGTIEDVNILKRGDGKNVGCAFLQFDLVQSAAKAIHYANLQPLLNRPIVVDWAVPKNKFGTNDTDNADETEVKVKVEEDDEVKVKVEKESDTEDGPAADTVVKSNSNEELGSSNREKEDESDKEDEEVNIELGREDKTNDEELYEDDKHVEEEEEKDIKEQKRPRYESHDVSEGKTIFFKNVPFSVKNEQLKKFVEQFGPVFYALVCIDPLTEYSKGTAFVKFRNVEDAEKCLAAGKELEIDDQIMEAQLAIDRNEIENKANSKQMKQKDTRNLYLVKEGVIMAGSAAASGVSAADMAKRLQIEQWKSQILRNLNMFVSRVRLVIHNLPPSLDDAKFRKVVERHGPPGAIIREARVMRDLRNVDAKGVGKSKEYGFVSYTKHEDALQALRNINNNPNVFNPNRRPIVSFSIENRVMVNAKQKRIQKSRENNPTWPGNKAKRKGEATNEETPIKKSKFGESSKTEDNGPSKIPFVGMVAKQGENKLRSKFKLRNQAAVHHQTVKKEKKMKKFSQKLKEKRKNRNENKKEVKPKQRTKLKAEDVNLDRLVNSYKNKLKSIELKKSKWYES, from the exons ATGCGGAATACAAATTATA AGAATAAAGGAGACAAAAAGAAGCTTTCTTGGATCTATAGAAAGAAAATAAAGGCACAGAAATATCAAAGAGCAGCACAGAACTCGAATAACAATGCAAATGACAAtgaaaatgacaataaaaaGCCAAGGATTATTATTCGTAATCTTTCGTTTAAG GCGACACCGGAGGATATCAAAAGGTTGTACGAACCATTTGGTCAGATAGAGGACATCAATTTTCCGAAACGTGCCGATGGTTCACCTGTAGGATGTTGCTTTGTCCAGTTTAAACAATTAGGAGATGCATCAAAGGcaatatttaatacaaataaaaaggAATTCCTGG GCAGAGTAATAAACAGTAGTTGGGCTATATCAAAGTCGAGATACTGTGAGAAGCTGAAAAAGGAAACAGAAAATGCAGATGCTGCAGATAAAGATGAAGAAGACAAGGAAGATGAGGAAGATGAGGGAGATGAAGAAGACAATGGAGATGTGCAAGAAGAAAAACAGAAGAAGAGAGAACTATCGCCTATGAGAGAACCAATGCAAATAAAGACAGAGAAAGAGGAACCAGTGAAAAAAGAGCATAGAAAGTTGTTAAAGGAAAAGAATAAGAAGAAGAGAGCAAGGGTCGTAATAAGAAATTTATCGTTTGAG GCAACCGAGGAAGATTTAAGACAGCATTTTTCCCAATACGGAACAATAGAAGACGTAAACATCTTAAAACGAGGCGACGGGAAAAACGTTGGCTGCGCATTTCTGCAATTTGACCTTGTGCAAAGTGCAGCGAAAGCTATACATTATGCAAATTTGCAACCACTTCTCAACAGACCCATTGTTGTCGACTGGGCGGTACCCAAGAATAAGTTTGGTACAAATGACACTGATAACGCCGACGAGACTGAAGTAAAAGTGAAGGTCGAGGAAGATGACGAAGTAAAAGTGAAGGTTGAGAAAGAGAGTGATACTGAAGATGGACCTGCTGCAGACACTGTAGTGAAATCGAATTCGAATGAAGAGTTAGGTAG CAGCAATAGGGAAAAGGAAGATGAATCTGATAAGGAAGATGAAGAGGTAAATATTGAATTGGGGAGGGAGGATAAAACCAATGACGAGGAATTATATGAAGATGACAAACatgtggaagaagaagaagaaaaggataTAAAGGAACAAAAACGTCCTCGTTACGAGTCTCACGATGTTTCCGAAGGAAAGacgattttctttaaaaatgtgcCGTTTTCCGTGAAAAATGAGCAACTGAAAAAATTCGTGGAGCAATTTGGACCTGTTTTCTATGCTCTCGTGTGCATAGACCCGCTTACAGAGTACTCAAAGGGCACGGCATTCGTTAAATTTAGG AATGTTGAGGATGCTGAGAAATGTTTGGCCGCAGGAAAGGAATTGGAAATAGATGATCAGATAATGGAGGCGCAATTGGCAATAGACAGAAACGAGATCGAAAATAAAGCAAACTCGAAGCAAATGAAACAGAAAGACACCAGGAATTTGTACCTCGTGAAAGAAGGCG TTATAATGGCCGGGAGTGCAGCGGCCAGTGGAGTCTCGGCAGCAGACATGGCGAAACGATTGCAAATTGAACAGTGGAAGTCACAGATATTGCGCAATTTGAATATGTTCGTATCTAGAGTTAGGCTTGTTATTCACAATCTACCACCGTCGCTAGATGATGCAAAGTTTCGCAAAGTCGTTGAACGTCATGGACCCCCAGGAGCCATCATTCGAGAG GCACGTGTCATGCGAGATCTCAGGAACGTTGACGCGAAGGGAGTAGGAAAATCAAAAGAATACGGATTCGTTTCGTATACGAAACACGAAGATGCACTTCAAGCACTGAGAAATATAAACAATAATCCTAACGTGTTTAATCCCAACAGA CGGCCAATAGTGTCCTTCTCGATAGAAAATCGAGTTATGGTAAACGCCAAACAGAAACGAATTCAAAAGAGTCGTGAGAACAATCCTACCTGGCCAGGAAACAAAGCAAAAAGGAAAGGAGAAGCGACAAACGAAGAAACCCCaataaaaaaatcgaaattcggTGAATCAAGTAAAACTGAGGATAATGGACCAAGTAAAATACCATTTGTAGGAATGGTTGCCAAGCAaggtgaaaataaattaaggtCAAAGTTCAAATTGAGGAACCAAGCCGCGGTGCACCATCAGACAgtgaagaaagagaaaaagatgaAGAAGTTTTCTCAGAAGCTGAAGGAGAAGAGGAAAAATaggaatgaaaataaaaaagaagtaAAA CCGAAACAGAGGACGAAGTTGAAAGCTGAAGACGTAAACTTAGATAGACTTGTAAATAGttataagaataaattaaaatcgaTAGAGTTAAAAAAATCCAAATGGTACGAATCATGA
- the LOC143355645 gene encoding RNA-binding protein 28 isoform X2: MRNTNYKNKGDKKKLSWIYRKKIKAQKYQRAAQNSNNNANDNENDNKKPRIIIRNLSFKATPEDIKRLYEPFGQIEDINFPKRADGSPVGCCFVQFKQLGDASKAIFNTNKKEFLGRVINSSWAISKSRYCEKLKKETENADAADKDEEDKEDEEDEGDEEDNGDVQEEKQKKRELSPMREPMQIKTEKEEPVKKEHRKLLKEKNKKKRARVVIRNLSFEATEEDLRQHFSQYGTIEDVNILKRGDGKNVGCAFLQFDLVQSAAKAIHYANLQPLLNRPIVVDWAVPKNKFGTNDTDNADETEVKVKVEEDDEVKVKVEKESDTEDGPAADTVVKSNSNEELGSNREKEDESDKEDEEVNIELGREDKTNDEELYEDDKHVEEEEEKDIKEQKRPRYESHDVSEGKTIFFKNVPFSVKNEQLKKFVEQFGPVFYALVCIDPLTEYSKGTAFVKFRNVEDAEKCLAAGKELEIDDQIMEAQLAIDRNEIENKANSKQMKQKDTRNLYLVKEGVIMAGSAAASGVSAADMAKRLQIEQWKSQILRNLNMFVSRVRLVIHNLPPSLDDAKFRKVVERHGPPGAIIREARVMRDLRNVDAKGVGKSKEYGFVSYTKHEDALQALRNINNNPNVFNPNRRPIVSFSIENRVMVNAKQKRIQKSRENNPTWPGNKAKRKGEATNEETPIKKSKFGESSKTEDNGPSKIPFVGMVAKQGENKLRSKFKLRNQAAVHHQTVKKEKKMKKFSQKLKEKRKNRNENKKEVKPKQRTKLKAEDVNLDRLVNSYKNKLKSIELKKSKWYES; encoded by the exons ATGCGGAATACAAATTATA AGAATAAAGGAGACAAAAAGAAGCTTTCTTGGATCTATAGAAAGAAAATAAAGGCACAGAAATATCAAAGAGCAGCACAGAACTCGAATAACAATGCAAATGACAAtgaaaatgacaataaaaaGCCAAGGATTATTATTCGTAATCTTTCGTTTAAG GCGACACCGGAGGATATCAAAAGGTTGTACGAACCATTTGGTCAGATAGAGGACATCAATTTTCCGAAACGTGCCGATGGTTCACCTGTAGGATGTTGCTTTGTCCAGTTTAAACAATTAGGAGATGCATCAAAGGcaatatttaatacaaataaaaaggAATTCCTGG GCAGAGTAATAAACAGTAGTTGGGCTATATCAAAGTCGAGATACTGTGAGAAGCTGAAAAAGGAAACAGAAAATGCAGATGCTGCAGATAAAGATGAAGAAGACAAGGAAGATGAGGAAGATGAGGGAGATGAAGAAGACAATGGAGATGTGCAAGAAGAAAAACAGAAGAAGAGAGAACTATCGCCTATGAGAGAACCAATGCAAATAAAGACAGAGAAAGAGGAACCAGTGAAAAAAGAGCATAGAAAGTTGTTAAAGGAAAAGAATAAGAAGAAGAGAGCAAGGGTCGTAATAAGAAATTTATCGTTTGAG GCAACCGAGGAAGATTTAAGACAGCATTTTTCCCAATACGGAACAATAGAAGACGTAAACATCTTAAAACGAGGCGACGGGAAAAACGTTGGCTGCGCATTTCTGCAATTTGACCTTGTGCAAAGTGCAGCGAAAGCTATACATTATGCAAATTTGCAACCACTTCTCAACAGACCCATTGTTGTCGACTGGGCGGTACCCAAGAATAAGTTTGGTACAAATGACACTGATAACGCCGACGAGACTGAAGTAAAAGTGAAGGTCGAGGAAGATGACGAAGTAAAAGTGAAGGTTGAGAAAGAGAGTGATACTGAAGATGGACCTGCTGCAGACACTGTAGTGAAATCGAATTCGAATGAAGAGTTAGGTAG CAATAGGGAAAAGGAAGATGAATCTGATAAGGAAGATGAAGAGGTAAATATTGAATTGGGGAGGGAGGATAAAACCAATGACGAGGAATTATATGAAGATGACAAACatgtggaagaagaagaagaaaaggataTAAAGGAACAAAAACGTCCTCGTTACGAGTCTCACGATGTTTCCGAAGGAAAGacgattttctttaaaaatgtgcCGTTTTCCGTGAAAAATGAGCAACTGAAAAAATTCGTGGAGCAATTTGGACCTGTTTTCTATGCTCTCGTGTGCATAGACCCGCTTACAGAGTACTCAAAGGGCACGGCATTCGTTAAATTTAGG AATGTTGAGGATGCTGAGAAATGTTTGGCCGCAGGAAAGGAATTGGAAATAGATGATCAGATAATGGAGGCGCAATTGGCAATAGACAGAAACGAGATCGAAAATAAAGCAAACTCGAAGCAAATGAAACAGAAAGACACCAGGAATTTGTACCTCGTGAAAGAAGGCG TTATAATGGCCGGGAGTGCAGCGGCCAGTGGAGTCTCGGCAGCAGACATGGCGAAACGATTGCAAATTGAACAGTGGAAGTCACAGATATTGCGCAATTTGAATATGTTCGTATCTAGAGTTAGGCTTGTTATTCACAATCTACCACCGTCGCTAGATGATGCAAAGTTTCGCAAAGTCGTTGAACGTCATGGACCCCCAGGAGCCATCATTCGAGAG GCACGTGTCATGCGAGATCTCAGGAACGTTGACGCGAAGGGAGTAGGAAAATCAAAAGAATACGGATTCGTTTCGTATACGAAACACGAAGATGCACTTCAAGCACTGAGAAATATAAACAATAATCCTAACGTGTTTAATCCCAACAGA CGGCCAATAGTGTCCTTCTCGATAGAAAATCGAGTTATGGTAAACGCCAAACAGAAACGAATTCAAAAGAGTCGTGAGAACAATCCTACCTGGCCAGGAAACAAAGCAAAAAGGAAAGGAGAAGCGACAAACGAAGAAACCCCaataaaaaaatcgaaattcggTGAATCAAGTAAAACTGAGGATAATGGACCAAGTAAAATACCATTTGTAGGAATGGTTGCCAAGCAaggtgaaaataaattaaggtCAAAGTTCAAATTGAGGAACCAAGCCGCGGTGCACCATCAGACAgtgaagaaagagaaaaagatgaAGAAGTTTTCTCAGAAGCTGAAGGAGAAGAGGAAAAATaggaatgaaaataaaaaagaagtaAAA CCGAAACAGAGGACGAAGTTGAAAGCTGAAGACGTAAACTTAGATAGACTTGTAAATAGttataagaataaattaaaatcgaTAGAGTTAAAAAAATCCAAATGGTACGAATCATGA